The segment AACATTTTAAATTATTTCCAATGGGCAGTTGAGTTCATATGCAATTAGGGATGCTGGAGAGTACAAGAATTTCTGCGACCGTCCAAAGGATCAGAGGCCACAGCCAGAAGAAGTAATTGCGGTATGCCATGTCCAATCACAATCTTACTTTTCAGAATGCATGCTTgagaagcccccccccccccctatttaCTCATAACTGAGGACTGTTGGTGGCTTAAACTTTTGACAGGCAGCTTcaaataaaatgaagaaaatattatACAACAATTAGACAAATCTAATATACTTAATTATTCTAAgtttttctgtgcattttaggTATAGGGAGTTAGGGACCATGTGGAGTTGctaatgaatgaatgaataaatCCACTGAAAATAGCTATGCACTTAGATTATCAAGGGCAGGGATTCCATCCTGTTACCAGACCAAACATGATATAGGGTACTTCAGTGGGTTTCAATTATGAGTGATATTCATAAGCCATGGACTTGCCGTATATTTGATTTTACAACTCATTTGCAGCCTTTGATTTCTTGAACATGGAATGCAATGCTGTTATTAGTGCTTCTGCTGTGCCTAGTGTACTACATGGACCAGGACCTAGTTTGTTGTGTGCGGGGCAACTGTTCACGCGTGTGAACAGTAACCACGGCAGCAGCAGGACTTCAAATTAGGTTTTATCTATTCggtttgttagtttgaatcaaattcagttagagataagattagagatcggttagtttaaatcagataagagttagagataagattagggATACATTAGAGTTGGATTTGAAAGAGGTTTTTATAGGCCTATATAAGGCACACAACAACCACCCTTTATAATCAAGCAAAGAAcaattaatctaagtctctcCTAGTATTCTGTCTTCTCAATCTATGGTCTAATCCCTCTTTTAGTAGCCGACTCCGTCTAGCTATCTTCTCGGTGGATGTTTACCCTAACATAATTCCTGCATGGATAAAAGCTCTGCCTCCCTTGTTTAATGTGGCTTAAGCGCATAATCATTTAATGCATTTTGAAGCTATGTACTCATTTGTAAACCATTACATACTAGGCTGTGCATGTATCCCTGTACTCACATCTACACGGTGCATCTCCGCATGGAATCATGCACTGACAGCCTGGCAGGCATAGCTTCACATAGTACATTCCTAGCTAAAAGTGTATATAATTTGTGATGCTGATTTTTGGTCACACATACCACTGTGTAATGTTAGTGTAGGACTGAGAATGATGATTCGAGGGGGGTAAATAGAcgccttaacaaatttctttcgaaatgaGGGGTAAATAGACGCCTTaacaaatttcattcgaaatatgtagtcttttcctattttatcacccaacgcacttcaagaacaaagcacaacataaaacataaaaatatagAGGAAACACAGAGCTCAACCCGAAAGATCCGTCTAGAATAAAACAGAAactcaaagaattcaaaaaccaaacttgaagatccaatcaaaggtgggtctcatggttagaatcgaacactaggttcTACAACAAATCAATCCATAACCCATCTCTTCACAAAGTTTGGAACTTGAGaaaaaagattcaaaaatcaaagataaggtcaccggttgaagaaattcttcaagttgatgatctaaagacAAAGAAGTTCAAGACACATGAATATACActcatatgtgatttttatatctctagcaacaagaagaatgacttcataaggtgctgaaaattcagtcaaaaatcaaaacgaaacatcgaaaacttgcaaacttgcaagagaaccaatagatgTAAATTAGAAAGAGGGGAATttaagtatatgcaaaaacataaactttattacttaaagaggtcagtcctattttagacggattacaaatattttttactcaaaactctcacctaatatataggctaaacactcatcctttctctcctctaaagcCCTATCACTAgtctctcaaatgagtggcacaatatgttcaagtggctggttcatcctctctcatagccctacccctttatttatagacATAGGAAACATGAACTccaagttttctagcttttttctaaaatacccctcttttgtagtacacttctattcactatcgagggtattttggtccatttttttttattcatcgGATGACCACGGcatcttcacgacttagcttcgccttgacgtaagtttcacgatggtgccacgtactcctccagtcctcccaagGTTTttaggccaaaccgtgaaaccctctgcacgcttttcaaagcgtcactcgtcacttgcttacaccttaagcaagcgctttgatGTCAACACGTATATCTGttttgcgatcctgaccgccagcaagtctctcccgcttctgatctctcgggccgccttgtcacttgcaccggtattcctttcgtttgactttgtcaacatgctgtattcatcctccgtttcatgctttgcttgaccttcacgtgtacagttaggatcacccctGATTCCGTCcgatctccttgatcgtccggcatcAAGCACCCGCATAGTCCCGATCAGCCACCATCGACCACTAAATTCTATCTGTCACATGCACATCATGatacaagcaaacacatttttttaactccaactccaattagCTCAtaatcaagctcaagcaatccaaaactcgacaaccttgtgaatcactcatcacatataaagtaagacacattttaacttggtttctcaatctccttcttgatgagtgcattgccAACACCTCAAGGCACAAAGATTTGGGTTTGAAGAGATGAAGCACATTCAAGTGACCAAAActcgaaaaaaaaataaaaacatattaCTTGGCATAAAAAGGATTGCAAAAGGTTGAAGAGAGTCAAAGACAACCCAAaatctcaaaagagcaagaaaaactcaaaactAAAAAACAAATGCCCCCCTTGATAAATgcgcattttttatttttctttgaggtttgttgcaaatattctcatttttcttcctttgaagcatatctatgcatattctcatctttatgcatatgctctcccctttggcaatgcaaatatcaaggataaaatattatgaacATACAATCCTAAATGAGTTTTTACTATAAAACATTTGCGAGAGCTAGAAATGTCAAAGAGCTCCGGAAAATAGTACATagagctcacaatcgcatagAGACTTAAAAAGAGACAACGACATAAAAACATGAAGCTTGACAAGCTAAACTTGAAGAATTGGTTGcgtatttaatttcacatagccgaatcatttttaaagtgaccaccacataagcatccactcgtgccgaggcaatacaaacATTAAGAATTAGCCAATTTCAACCTTAAACTAGATAAACAAGTATTCATGATAATAGTTTTGCAAACGcccacatatgaaaccaagacttagattgatcaaatgattaaaaagaattaaacagtTACACAtatttctttgaatttcattttattctcaagttgcctcttatctaaCAAAATGTCGCGCGACTAGGTAtggcaaacaccttgaggctttaAGACAACCGTATTAGATCACATTTTAGCATAAGAGATTTggtttttcatgattatttgattcgcacaagttatcaagatggtcacaagatcGAGTTAAATAGTGCATTTTCGACATAAGAAACACATGTTTCTTTAAGGTTCTATCATAAGctaaacatttaataaaaacagaaaacatagtgcaatgttctccaatccactatcttgaatcaagaagatctagagcaagatattcatgaaactagccttaacacaagtattgattaagcctaagcaattacgaacatgacgattaagaatgtagcatttcatagcctacatgattcataaaattgccaaattttatcttaatGAAAGCAAGCTTGCTTCAAATGTATTATGTCAAAGCACCAAGAAGagtttaaaattaaaagattgTTTTACACAattactcaacttagtccaaattcaagtatagcaatcgaaaatgctaaagataTATAAATCAAAACTCAATttctatgattatcttacataatgaaatgtaatacaaatacaacaaaagtaacaTAGAGTATGTATGAAGGACAACTCTtcctcacacaatgctatagggatgagacacaccaagctctcctctcaaatagacAAATCTTGTAGTATCTAaaggcttggtgaatatatcggctagctggtgttgggtatttATGTAGCTTAACTCAATATCTCCATTCTCATagtggtctcttagaaagtgaaatctcacatctatatgtttggttctggagtgttgaacttgGTTGTTGGCTAAGTTTATGACACTgatgttatcacacaaaagtgacacactcCTGAAATACAACCCAAAATCCCTTAAAGTAGCAATTATCCATAAAATatgtgagcaacagctacatattcagcttcagcagtagactgcataacgctagactgtttgcgagaacatcaacacacaagagaagtagcTAAGAAGTGACAAGTATCAGAGATacttttcctgtcaattctacaaccagcaaactCCGCATCTGAAAaatctcgaagagaaagcgaagaagcagaaaaccaaagcccatactcgagagtgtgcttgaggtatctcagaatgcgtttcaccgcttAGCAGTGAGACATCTTcagtgaagcttggaagcgagTACACAAGCAAACgcgaagtggatgtcaggtcttATCGTCGTCAAGTATAGgagagagccgatcatgctcctgtattCCCGCTAGTCCACTTGCTtgtcatcttcatctggatcaagcacggtcgaggtagctaTCGGTGTTGCTAAGGGCTTCGTATcactcatgttgaacttcttcagcaaattctTAGTGTACTTCATCCGGTGGACAAATGTActttacttgcattgcttgatttgcaatCTAAGTAAGTTGAGCTTGCCTATCATCAACATCTCGAACTCTCTGCTCATAgcttctgcaaacttggccacaagtacATGAAAAGAGctataaaaaatgatatcatccacatatatctgaacaagtaataaatcattatcatgcctgagagtgaacaaagttttatcagccgATAACATCACATACTCATGCTTAGCAAGAAAGATCTAAGCCTATCATATCAAGCTCTAGGTGActgcttaagctcatacaaAGTCTTTCTAAACTTAtaaactctatgtgggtatttggagTGCTCAAAGCCTGATGGTTacctaacatagacctcttcttaataaaaccattaaaaaaaacacttttgacatccatttagtACAACTTGAAATctcgggatgccgcaaatgcaaggaggatcctaatggatTCTAATCTAACTATTGGTGTAAAGGTTCCTCCAaaatctatcccctctacctgagtaaaattctgagccactagtctagccttgtttatcactacagacccatcatccccatgtttgttttttaaaactcattttgtgcctatagtgtgaacattaggagtggctctacaaggacctaaacttagttttttctcaaaattttgaagctcctcatgcatggcattgatccaacttGAATCAAACAAAGCATGTTCAACATCTTGgagctcaaaagaagcaacgaatgcagaatcagtaaaaatGAGCATTAgaagcagatttggacctcgttaccctctcattgatgtcaccAATCATCgtctgtggagggtgtcaccactgaatgtgttgaggggcctcacgctgTGAGTGTACCTCTCCCTTAAACACTGCTGGTacaggctcgaaagcagctgaagtggaagtagaggctgtagGATCCTCtgttggagtagaagaagcaggagccaatTCTGGAGCAGGTGTAATAGAGGGAAGTATTGGATCACCCTCGTCATCACCAAGAACTGaaaggtcgccatctacaaatATACTCTCGCTCATCTTCTGATCACCTACACACTTAAAGACAACTAGTACAGAGGGTTGACttatcaaaagtcacatcacaagaTTCCATGAttgtgttagtgtcaagattgtaaaccctgtaagcatgactatgaagagaataccctaagaaaaagCCATCGAAAGAAcatgactcgaacttgtcaagattgtcatgctttaggatgaagcaccgagatccaaaaactctcaaatacgAAACATTCGGCTTCCTCTAAAAAcgtaactcataagaagtcaaattcaagatcgagcgtaagaaaattcgattggagatgtagcacactgtgtccattttttttccattcatcGAACGGTCGCGATGCcatcatgacttagctttgtctcgacgcaagtttcgcgatggtaccacatattcctccagtcctcccatggttttgaggctaaactgcgaaactctctgcacgcttctcaaagcgtgactcgccacttgcttacatcttaagcaagcgctctaatgtcaacacgtgtactccgtcttgcgatcctgaccgccggcaagtctctcccgcttctgatccctcgggccgccttatcacttgcaccggtatccctttcgtttgattttgtcaacacgccgtcttcatcctccgtttcatactttgtttgacctccacatgtatagttaggatcacccttgactccgtccgatctccttgatcgtccagcaccaagcatcCGTTTAGCCTCGATCACCCACCATCGATCATCAAGTTACATCCGTCAtttgcacaccataagacaagcaaacacatttttccaactccaactctagttagttcataatcaaaatgctcaaatcaagctcaaacaatccaaaactcgacaaaccaaatcaacaaacttatcaatcactcatcacatataaaccaagacacattttaacttggtttttCAGTTAGCTTATATGACCTTCAGTTGGGTGGTAGATTAGTAGACATGTTTTAATTATGTTGTCTTAACTCTTATAGCTTGGTGTAGCTGTAGTGTGCTAGAACAGAATGCCCATGATGTAAAATATTGATTCTTCAAGCTTTTTGATGACACTTAATACCAGTATCTGGATTTCGTAACTAAGATTATGTTGCTTTATATTTCTATCGTTGACGGTAACAACATTTAAGCTCTGTATGTTACAATGTTTGTGTGCCCAAACCCCAGAAATATCTGTTGTGAAACACCTTCCCAGTATATATGGACTCTCTTTAACGAGCTATTGAACAATTATAAGATATCTATCATCCTATAATGCTGCAACTCCTACCTATAGTGGTggttggagaaagaaaataggCAAAAGCTCAGCTATCCACCACTACAACTTTCCTACTCAAAATTGTGTTTATAACCGTCCAAGGTTACGCCCAATATAAAGTGGATTATTACTATTAATTCCCAACATATATACTGTCCTAACACTCAGGCTACATTTGGTGTTCAGGATATAGCAGAGCATCTGACCAACATACACTTGTCACGATGTGGACGTGGAAAACGCTGCTTATACGAAGGATCTACCCCACCTGAAGGTTTTCCCAACAATTGGGTGAGCTACTTGCTCTCCTCTCAATCAGCATATTCAGTCCTCTTTCTGACTGAATAATTTGAAGtcatttctttttaatttcataTCATCAGACCCCACCCAGGTAATCCTGTTTTGCAATGATTCGCATGTTCCCATCTCAAGATCAGTATTTTTACAGAATGGTGCATCATATTGTACATCGGATTTGTCCATCCACAAGAACAGTGAAGTACACATCAGGGACAAAGGTTTTGATGACGAAGGAAACCAGGTAATTTTCTTACATTCGTCACACTAGTGTTCCAGCTGACTTGCAATGCTTGTGTAAAAGTGATTCCTTTTGACGATGTGCCCACTTATTCTCAGGTTTGGGGAACCAAGGCGGGCCCTTACGAGTTCAAGCCTGCTCCCAAATCCAAATGCGATGACATGTTCTCACCGCTAAATTTCTCCGCCCCTTTGTCACTAGAGAAGAAGCTGGATAAAGCATATGTAATCGACGACCAGTAGTAGTCTGTTTCCTAAATTTTGTTCATAGGAATGCAATAAGCGAATAgtatgcatgtatatattgCATCGAGTTCTAATGCATTCTTTTTTACCAACCTGTGCCTCTTGCCCATGATCAGTATGGTGAGGGATGGTCCTAGTGGGAACCAATCTAACTCGGTACATAAGATGATCAGACTCTGTAGTTCCACATAGAATTGACCAAATCACAATCAGATGGGTGTTTCAATCATCTTCTAAAAAGCGGCTGCCTCTCGCCTAGGCAGCCGCCTAGCACAGATGAAGCGCTGGGTGCCTCCTTGCCGCCTGCCTAGCAATTAGCGCTTTTTAGGACTCTGATATATGGTTTATGATCTGGGTGGACTTCTTTGGAACCCTGGAGTGATGCTTGACAGAACTTCACCTTGAAATGGTTCTTTCCTTGGCGAACATGTAAGTTGCTCAGTAACACAGCAACTCCCAATGGCAAGTCTCAAATGGTTCTTTCCTTGGAGTTGCATCGTGTACACCAGTGACTCTCAGTCACATGTTCCTGGCATCAAAGCTATTTTGTTTCTTCACCTCCCTTTCTGCCTGCAAAGTTTTTGTGCTCTTACATGTTCCCGGTTGAACAACTTGAATCAAACCAAACCATGAATATACCATCTGGTTTAAGGGCCCATACTGTTGGCACCTGTGGTATTGTGCTTTACAACTCTTTCATCTGCGGGATATTTTACCAGCTAGTTGCCTGTTAATCTGGATTGGAGTGTCTAGGGGAGGATGGATCTGTTGGAGCTCTGTGTGCCATGGTAATGATGAAGGATTGCTTTTTGGATCCAAATCCTCTGTATTAAGCCAGATTTAAGCAGAGAAATACTGTTTATACAGTGAAATATGTCTTGTGCTGTACTAATTGATCATTTTTACTGTAGCTACAATGGATCACCATGCTGTGCAGGAGCTTTTGTACTGTAGtatttttactgtagcagtCAGTCCCAATCGTCCTCCATAACGACTGAGATTTCTCATCACTGTAGAGGATCCGGATCGTTGCTTTTTGGCTAGGTGTCTGGATTTTCTTGGGCTGAGCAGAGCATATGATTGGGGATCAAAATTAGGCCATGTGCATGTAACTAGGAAATGGTGGACGAGTAGTTTTTAGAAATAATAggtgtattttattttgaaaaaaatcaaacggTATGTACTTTGATTAATATcgaatcaaattataagaatgtttaatatataaaattatataattagatttacaatttaaaataatttcactatatataggttttgtagctataaatgatatattttatgaaaaaattagtaaaaaaaagatTGAGTCTATAAATAGTCCATCGGACAGAGTAGTTTATCTCTTTAAATGGATGGGCACAGATTCCTCCAAAGGCATAATGGCAGAGTGGCAGATCCAACAAATGCAACTTGAGTTGGGAGTGGTCCagtctttttgaaaaaaaatgctttTTGTTTTGGATGCTGGAGATGTTCATGTGGTCTTCAAAAGGGTTCATCCTAATTGAAGTCTAGATGTTGTGAGAATTTCTgcacaaaaaaaaacttgtctTTTTTGGTCTTTTCAtcaattccttttcttttacataAAATAActgttttagttttttatagATTCATGCTAGTTATATCCAGTCTGAAACTTGCAAAGTTATATATAATTTTCCAATGCCCCAATTTTAAAGGAAAAGGCACAACTATCAAAGAAAACCAACACGATagcataaaaaaggaaaaatgaaagaCCATCACCATTTGTACCATCTTCCTTGGTACCAGCCTCCGATTATTGAAACGGAGCAGGACTAGTACGAGCGCTATATGTGATCACCTATCCTATCGTTAAAGATGATCCAGTTTAGTCGCACGCTACTCCACTATCTGACTATTTATGTGCAGGTCTACAGGCAAGGTAGggaggttttttttaaaaaagttttaatttttgtcACTACTCTGATCTTCATAGGAGATTATATGAAAACTGATTTCACCTTGAAGCACATGTGGTAAAAAATGCGAGAGCTGGGAATCGAACACCGACTCGTTAGTTCGCTCCTTTAAACTTACCAACTGAGCATTCGCTCTATCGTCAAAGCGGAGGAGGAAAAAGACGTGAaagcggaggaggaagaagacatgAAAACGGTTACAAAACCATCACCTGAGATGGAATCAACAACGAGGAATTTAGTTTTCGAGCTCCAATAAGTATGCTCTACCATGAAATAGCTTCTTACCACGAGGAGTGACTACACATATGCTCTACCATGAAATAGCTCCTGATCTTCTTTTTTTCCGCCCGACTGAAATAGCTCGACACCTGAAAATGCCAGCCATCCTTCGTCGCAGCTGACCACCGGTCCACATCCGCTCGAGAAGCCTCGGCCACAAAGGATCCCTGGCACAATCGTCGTCCGCCACACGACCTGTCCACGCGTGCGTGAGCATGTGTCACGGCCAGGTGGGACCCAGGAGCTCTCCAGCTAGCTGCGCCTGCGTGcgtccctctctctccccatcCGCAGCCGGCAGCTCTCCTCTCCAGCTCTTCTCCATTGTTAACCTCGGAATCTTTCTTCCTGTCCCACCGGTGTAGCGGCGCTTATATAATCCCACTCCCGTTCCACTACACACACAGCCCCGCCGGCGCGCGCGCCGACCCCCCTCCTGCCAGGCGAAGGAACCAAAGGTGAGATCTGAGAAGTTTGCATTTTCCATTTGTTCCCCGCCCATCCAAGCTGCCATCTTGCTTGTGATATGATGATCTGCTGATCCTTGGAGATGCGAATTGTCGTGAACTAGGGGGGAAATGATGGATCTCGCGGGCAACCGGCAGAGGCTCATCGCCGGCGCGGCGCTGCTGGTGgccaccatcgccttcatcaaGCTCCTCCTGCGGTCGGGCTCCCGCGGCAAGCGGCTGCCGCCAAACATTGCCGCGGCTCCTGTGGTGGGCGGCCTGGTCCGGTTCATGCGCGGCCCCATCCCGATGATCCGGGAGGAGTACGCGCGCCTCGGCGGCGTATTCACCGTCCCCATCCTCAGCCGCAAGATCACCTTCCTGATCGGTCCCGAGGTGTCGGCGCACTTCTTCAAGGGCAACGAGGCCGAGATGAGCCAGCAGGAGGTGTACAGGTTCAACGTGCCCACGTTCGGCCCCGGGGTCGTGTTCGATGTCGACTATTCGGTGAGGCAGGAGCAGTTCCGTTTCTTCACCGAGGCGCTCCGTGCTAACAAGCTCCGCAGCTATGTCGATCAGATGGTTGCTGAGGCTGAGGTAAGAATTTACTTCATCTGTCTTGATTTGTTTTTAAATTCTGAATGATGTTATGATTACTGTGTTGCTTCAGTTACTGTGAGGTGAGATGCTTGTTCTTGATTGACATGGATTTCTGGATCTGTAACTGTGGATACTTTTTAGGGGAAATTCAACACCTGGGGGCGGGTTTTGAAATACTATAGTTGCACAAGAGTACCATAAGTCCATACTTTAAGTGTATAGATGTCCACTTTTTGACCAATTTTATGTAAATGTGGTGATTTGATGCTTCTGGAGCAGTTTATTATGTCACCAGTATCTTGTGGTAGcaacaatttcttttttttcttctatgaaTAACATTTAATATCTGAGATATATATGTTCCTTTGCTAACAACATCAACATTGCATTCTGTATTCGGTCCAAATTCGTCGAGTCCAACATATTGTTGTGTATTGGGCTTACAGGGTTATTAATGTGCAAGCGATGAGTCTAGTCCCTTTCTGAAAGTTACAGCATGACTtttttgccccccccccccccttgaggGAAGAAAGTTGCAGTATGACTAACGTGTTATGCTGTGCTTTATTCTAATGGGGcactttttttcctttgctttaATGTTTTTATGCCTCTTTGTTAGTTCTTTAGAATGAATCTTACACATAGATTATGTCTTTGCTAGTTTTGTCTATTAAAGTTGCCTTTTTCGTGTCCTGATGATCTGCTCCTATGCTGTCAGTTTCTTGATCTTAGTGAGTTACACCTATTTATTAATTCTCAAGGGAATCTGAAACGTGGacatggttttttatttttgcaaatagGAGCTGGTGATCGTATCTCCCTTCTcgataaaaaaaatctgaaacatAAACACTGTTGattacatttttttcctttgcctTGTACTTTTGTCCTTTTGGTTTGATCAGTAATCATAATTATAGAAATGGCTAAGTTTGTGAAATTATTGAGAGCTGCAATTATATTTCCTCATGAGTCCAGaggatatattacaaaatactGTGTTTCTAGTTGGTTGTGAAGGACCAAAGGTGGTAAAAGCTTTGTTTCATACATAAACAATGTTCTTGCGACCTTGTCCTGCACTTTAGGCTCTTAAGCATCATTCAGAACTGCAATGAAGGACTCCATATAAACTTGTTGCTGAGGAAAAAAATAGGGTCACATACTGTAGAGCATGTGCATCGATCATCTCATCTCCCTCACAAAATCAAGTTCACTATACTGACTCCCTTCTACCTTGAACATCTAGTCACCCTTATTCATAAGTCATAACTAGGTTTGCTACATCTTTTCGTTTGCACTACTGTACAACCAGCATAGGTTTTTTCAGTTGTTTTCATGCTTGCTTTCAGCATTAGCAATGAATCCAAAGTTTTCATGATTATACAGAGCATTTCTCTTTATCAGCTGCTGCACATTTTGGCTTAATGTTCAATGCTCTTATCCATGTTACTAACAATATGTTAGCATTTAATTAGCATGTCAAGATACATCCAATTTGCTGTCCGAGACTTTTTAGTGGTCTTACTTTGCTATTACGGTATATTTTTGCTTATAAATTTAACGATTAATCTCATCTCCAAATCCAACCCTACCTGCAGGAGTATTTCTCGAAATGGGGAGAAAGCGGCACTGTGGATTTGAAGTATGAGCTGGAGCACCTCATCATACTGACAGCTAGCCGATGCTTGCTGGGAAGGGAGGTGCGAGAAAAGCTCTTTGACGATGTTTCCGCACTCTTCCATGACCTTGACAATGGGATGCAGCCAGTCAGTGTCATATTCCCCTACCTCCCAATCCCTGCACATTGGCGCCGTGATCGAGCACGGGCACGTTTGGCAGAAATCTTCTCCACCATCATCAAGTCCCGCAAGGCCTCTGGACAATCTGAGGAAGACATGCTGCAGTGCTTCATTGATTCCAAGTACAAGAATGGACGCTCCACCACAGAGGG is part of the Phragmites australis chromosome 12, lpPhrAust1.1, whole genome shotgun sequence genome and harbors:
- the LOC133886037 gene encoding chromophore lyase CRL, chloroplastic-like; amino-acid sequence: MGSGEEDTGGGGGAVRGAVLKALVVVGGVLLLRRLRRSTTRWDHARAVADALSGEKFSREQARKDPDNYFNLRMLTCPATEMVDGSRVLYFEQAFWRTPEKPFRQRLYMVKPCPKEMKCDVELSSYAIRDAGEYKNFCDRPKDQRPQPEEVIADIAEHLTNIHLSRCGRGKRCLYEGSTPPEGFPNNWNGASYCTSDLSIHKNSEVHIRDKGFDDEGNQVWGTKAGPYEFKPAPKSKCDDMFSPLNFSAPLSLEKKLDKAYVIDDQ
- the LOC133886705 gene encoding obtusifoliol 14-alpha demethylase-like, whose translation is MMDLAGNRQRLIAGAALLVATIAFIKLLLRSGSRGKRLPPNIAAAPVVGGLVRFMRGPIPMIREEYARLGGVFTVPILSRKITFLIGPEVSAHFFKGNEAEMSQQEVYRFNVPTFGPGVVFDVDYSVRQEQFRFFTEALRANKLRSYVDQMVAEAEEYFSKWGESGTVDLKYELEHLIILTASRCLLGREVREKLFDDVSALFHDLDNGMQPVSVIFPYLPIPAHWRRDRARARLAEIFSTIIKSRKASGQSEEDMLQCFIDSKYKNGRSTTEGEVTGLLIAALFAGQHTSSITSTWTGAYLLRFKQYFVEAIEEQKEVMKRHGDKIDHDILAEMDVLYRCIKEALRLHPPLIMLLRQSHNDFTVTTKEGKEYDIPKGHIVATSPSFANRLPHIYKNPDSYDPDRFSPGREEDKAAGAFSYISFGGGRHGCLGEPFAYLQIKAIWTHLLRNFEFELVSPFPENDWNAMVVGIKGEVMVNYKRWKLVVDN